From one Zhongshania sp. R06B22 genomic stretch:
- a CDS encoding TetR/AcrR family transcriptional regulator, with product MTDKQPPRARKRPKQSRALFTVHAIQEACFKILDEEGAGKLTTQRIADVAGVNIASLYQYFPSKEAILADVYDKAIVDIAEQTSKRFKELNTLANLSVSDTLATIIDLECEQLLALLKLDPAFFREYKHSFDIHRRVDELTQSQNNPSWQQWLEPWLARHQCKGNPRFRGQLIEQTLQGNLQYALLEQPELLEDHEFREALLQLLLGYLS from the coding sequence ATGACGGATAAGCAACCACCACGAGCGCGCAAGCGACCTAAGCAGAGTCGCGCTCTGTTTACTGTGCATGCGATTCAAGAAGCGTGTTTCAAAATTCTAGATGAAGAGGGTGCCGGCAAGCTGACCACCCAGCGTATTGCCGATGTTGCTGGGGTTAATATCGCGTCGCTATACCAGTACTTTCCTAGTAAGGAAGCTATTCTCGCCGATGTTTACGACAAGGCTATCGTGGATATAGCTGAGCAGACCAGCAAGCGTTTTAAGGAACTTAACACCCTTGCAAATCTCTCCGTAAGTGACACGCTCGCTACCATTATTGATTTAGAGTGCGAACAATTACTCGCGCTACTTAAACTTGATCCCGCCTTTTTCCGTGAATATAAGCACAGCTTTGATATTCATCGTCGCGTTGATGAGCTTACCCAGTCGCAGAACAATCCGTCTTGGCAGCAATGGTTAGAGCCCTGGTTGGCTAGACATCAATGCAAGGGCAACCCGCGTTTTCGCGGCCAATTAATTGAGCAGACCCTGCAGGGCAATCTCCAATACGCCTTGCTGGAACAGCCTGAGTTATTGGAAGATCATGAGTTTAGAGAGGCGCTTTTACAGTTACTGCTTGGCTATCTGAGTTAG
- a CDS encoding START domain-containing protein, which yields MRVNAVFGFGVNNFARAWFRVVLAVILSVSLNALAEAVPDAAPDAHASTLFAAARPWLLAATQDGTQVYSSKVEGSPYFAIKAITLIKSDVESVVGAFDGKHAQKNGCSPWRQMCKTSRVLSKPTELSSYVYSVLDMPWPLSDRDIVARSQLTIDGERGVVILDILSDASHYPLQDHVRADANIRYVFRRLKEDLTEVTYMNHTNLNGGVPASLFNSQVISSTAKEMSALKRFVES from the coding sequence GTGAGGGTTAATGCCGTGTTTGGTTTCGGTGTAAATAACTTTGCGCGGGCTTGGTTCCGGGTAGTGTTGGCGGTTATTTTGTCGGTCAGTTTGAATGCTCTGGCGGAAGCGGTGCCGGATGCTGCCCCTGACGCTCATGCGTCAACGTTATTTGCGGCGGCGCGGCCGTGGCTCTTGGCCGCTACGCAAGATGGAACTCAGGTTTACAGCAGTAAAGTTGAGGGTTCACCTTACTTTGCGATTAAAGCTATTACCTTGATCAAGTCTGATGTTGAGTCGGTTGTCGGGGCTTTTGATGGCAAACATGCGCAAAAAAATGGTTGTAGTCCCTGGCGCCAAATGTGCAAGACATCTCGGGTGTTGAGCAAGCCGACAGAGCTGTCGAGCTATGTATACAGCGTACTCGATATGCCTTGGCCTTTGTCTGACCGTGATATAGTTGCGCGCAGCCAATTGACGATCGACGGCGAGCGCGGTGTGGTCATCCTTGATATTCTCTCCGATGCATCGCATTACCCGCTTCAGGATCATGTCCGTGCTGATGCCAATATCCGCTATGTTTTTCGTCGCCTTAAAGAAGACCTGACCGAGGTGACCTATATGAATCACACTAATTTAAATGGCGGGGTACCGGCGAGTTTATTTAATTCACAAGTGATCTCGTCTACCGCAAAAGAAATGTCGGCGCTCAAGCGCTTTGTTGAGTCTTAG
- a CDS encoding MerR family transcriptional regulator has product MVKRAELSGASGHYRISELVEKSGATREMIKYYLRDNLLPPAIKPRPNLALYSDQHVQLIAVIQRFQKQTRLSLTQIAEIIAEQDYDPRRLEIQLLSGKFSRQHGGTINPLKIGQSPSQRGLKFSDQFIAELRQYGLLSDDEEMSADDENIVSLLWNAREMGLSLSLFSEAHKSLVALAELQINSLIKTLPVTGDFSKGIVNHEEADQLFNRWLITDKTQILRHKYQQILDDTERDMVHSVEAIYIPSAVFYKRFGVGSDIANWQRSIRESGAGSDRAQEYAAAAVMLADFEHAVQLCDASLAAGNDPQHFWAIKCVAFMMQKRMADAGECLKHLNSANENSIWFFTARLLYLLLQGAELGAISDASKTMGEALLLYQRAMSECSAGNAMEELDVKLLRGRACVMFSQWLPPDQQAVESLREIVGIVDSASAAELSLPSEAVRAMYQIYAHYYLAKLLDATGESPQARPHYEKVMLLDPASNFGEYAYLRLAK; this is encoded by the coding sequence ATGGTTAAACGCGCAGAGCTTAGCGGCGCATCCGGGCACTATCGTATTTCTGAGCTGGTAGAGAAGTCTGGTGCCACTCGGGAGATGATCAAGTACTATCTGCGCGATAATTTATTGCCCCCTGCTATCAAGCCACGCCCTAACCTGGCGCTTTACTCAGATCAGCATGTACAGTTGATTGCCGTGATTCAGCGTTTTCAAAAACAAACGAGGCTGTCTTTAACCCAGATAGCGGAAATTATAGCTGAGCAAGACTACGACCCTCGGCGTTTAGAGATACAGCTGCTCTCTGGCAAGTTTAGTCGGCAGCACGGGGGCACCATTAATCCCCTGAAGATCGGTCAGAGCCCTAGTCAACGGGGCTTAAAGTTTAGTGATCAATTCATTGCTGAGCTTCGCCAATATGGCTTGCTTAGCGATGATGAAGAGATGTCTGCTGACGACGAGAATATTGTCAGTCTGTTATGGAACGCCCGTGAGATGGGGCTGTCTTTGAGTTTGTTTTCTGAGGCTCACAAGTCACTGGTTGCGCTGGCAGAATTGCAGATCAACTCGCTGATTAAAACCTTGCCTGTGACTGGCGATTTTAGCAAGGGTATTGTAAATCACGAAGAGGCTGATCAGCTTTTCAATCGCTGGCTTATTACCGACAAGACCCAGATTTTACGCCATAAGTATCAGCAGATTCTTGATGACACCGAGCGGGATATGGTGCACAGCGTAGAGGCTATTTATATTCCCAGTGCGGTCTTTTACAAGCGTTTTGGGGTGGGTAGTGATATTGCAAACTGGCAGCGCAGTATTCGCGAGAGTGGGGCTGGCAGTGATCGCGCGCAGGAATATGCCGCCGCCGCGGTGATGCTTGCGGACTTCGAGCACGCGGTGCAGCTTTGCGACGCTAGTTTGGCCGCTGGTAATGACCCACAACATTTTTGGGCAATTAAATGTGTCGCTTTTATGATGCAAAAGCGCATGGCTGACGCGGGAGAGTGCTTAAAGCATCTTAACAGTGCCAATGAAAACTCGATTTGGTTTTTCACCGCAAGGCTGTTGTATTTGCTTTTGCAGGGCGCGGAACTCGGTGCAATATCAGATGCCTCGAAAACAATGGGTGAAGCATTGTTGCTTTATCAGCGTGCAATGAGCGAATGCTCTGCTGGCAATGCGATGGAAGAATTAGATGTGAAGTTACTGCGAGGCCGAGCTTGCGTGATGTTTTCACAATGGTTGCCACCTGATCAGCAGGCGGTGGAATCGCTGCGCGAAATAGTGGGGATCGTTGACAGCGCAAGCGCCGCAGAATTGTCATTGCCGTCAGAGGCAGTTCGCGCCATGTATCAAATCTATGCTCACTATTACTTGGCGAAGCTACTTGATGCCACCGGTGAGTCCCCGCAGGCTCGGCCGCATTATGAAAAAGTCATGCTGCTAGATCCCGCGTCTAATTTCGGTGAGTACGCCTATCTGAGGTTGGCTAAGTAA